One region of Brassica napus cultivar Da-Ae chromosome A10, Da-Ae, whole genome shotgun sequence genomic DNA includes:
- the LOC106423052 gene encoding CASP-like protein 1C2: MVKVTQRLGGLVLRFAAFCAALGAVIAMVTSRERSSFFVLSLVAKYSDLAAFKYFVIANAIVSVYSFLVLFLPKESLLWKFVVVLDLMVTMLLTSSLSAAVAVAQVGKRGNANAGWLPICGQVPRFCDQITGALIAGLVALILYVFLLIFSIHSVVDPFLLRKS; the protein is encoded by the exons ATGGTGAAGGTAACACAGAGATTAGGCGGGTTGGTACTAAGATTTGCGGCATTTTGCGCTGCATTAGGAGCTGTTATCGCAATGGTCACCAGCCGCGAAAGATCTTCCTTCTTTGTCCTGTCCCTAGTGGCTAAGTATAGCGATCTGGCAGCGTTTAA GTACTTCGTGATCGCAAACGCGATTGTTAGCGTTTATAGCTTTCTCGTTTTGTTTCTTCCGAAGGAGAGTTTGCTCTGGAAGTTCGTAGTTGTCTTGGACTTG ATGGTGACGATGTTGTTGACGTCAAGCTTATCAGCGGCGGTGGCGGTAGCACAAGTGGGGAAGAGAGGAAACGCAAACGCAGGATGGTTACCAATTTGCGGCCAAGTGCCAAGATTCTGCGATCAGATAACCGGAGCTCTAATCGCTGGTTTAGTCGCACTGATTCTCTACGTGTTCTTGCTCATCTTCTCTATCCACTCCGTTGTCGACCCGTTTCTTCTCCGAAAATCTtga
- the LOC106423006 gene encoding MATH domain and coiled-coil domain-containing protein At2g42465-like, whose amino-acid sequence MEKALSLEIDDFSKKNNGIKSDNFSSGGCEWFVKVYPKGYRCSDHLSLFLHVVNPESLRRGWKRRAIYCFVLSNQSGQVLYRSPNESKCDLFCAEVPNWGCQKTLPLTELGFLEKNKLTVEVYIKVVEVVHQGKSTENDIIDFNGFQIIASQAFSVANIVSQDPYFVVDFRPENQWVQTKYMYLLGLVETLSKSPQSLSATELSNAQRDLTALTEAGFKLDWLNSKLEEVSLEWKKASHSDGSSVQQLKEQVKNVELSLSDLIVELENVKIKSAAAAKVSSFQFIDFLIKKFFLSCFSFSKS is encoded by the exons ATGGAGAAGGCATTGAGTTTGGAGATAGATGACTTTTCGAAGAAGAACAATGGGATAAAGTCCGATAACTTCTCAAGTGGTGGCTGCGAATG gTTTGTTAAGGTGTATCCCAAGGGATACCGTTGCTCTGATCACTTGTCTCTGTTCCTACACGTTGTGAATCCTGAATCATTGAGACGTGGATGGAAAAGGAGAGCTATTTATTGCTTCGTTTTATCGAATCAATCCGGCCAAGTTCTATACAGATCACCAA ATGAAAGCAAGTGCGATTTGTTCTGCGCTGAGGTCCCAAACTGGGGTTGCCAGAAGACGTTGCCTCTTACCGAGCTAGGGTTCCTGGAAAAGAACAAACTAACCGTTGAAGTCTACATCAAAGTAGTTGAAGTTGTTCATCAAGGAAAATCAACCGAGAAtgatattatagattttaatgGTTTCCAAATCATTGCTTCTCAA GCTTTTTCAGTGGCCAATATTGTCTCACAGGACCCATACTTTGTAGTAGATTTCAGACCGGAGAACCAATGGGTCCAAACAAAGTATATGTATCTCCTTGGCCTTGTCGAGACACTGAGCAAGTCTCCACAGAGCTTGTCTGCGACTGAACTAAGCAATGCTCAAAGAGATTTGACTGCACTGACTGAAGCAGGCTTCAAGCTCGACTGGTTAAATTCAAAGCTTGAGGAGGTTTCCTTGGAGTGGAAGAAAGCATCACATTCTGATGGATCTTCTGTCCAACAACTCAAGGAACAGGTCAAGAATGTGGAATTGTCTTTGTCGGATCTCATTGTTGAACTGGAGAATGTGAAGATTAAATCTGCTGCTGCTGCCAAAGTTTCTTCGTTTCAGTTTATAGATTTTCTTATTAAGAAATTCTTTCTCTCTTGCTTCTCATTCTCAAAATCCTAG